The segment CCTCGATGTCGGCCATGAGCCGCTTCAGAGCAGGCCGTTCCATGTTCCCGCCGGAAAATGCCGGGTCGTCATAGTCATCGGCCACCGGAATCCAGCCCTCGGCCCGCTGGCTGGCAATGTAGGCATGGCCGGCGTCACGCTGCGCGTCGATGGAGTTGTATTCCTGATCCAGCCCCTCGTCAGTGGATTTGCGCGTATAGACCGCGCAGCGCATCCGGCGCTTGAGAACCTCGCTCATCGACGACCTCCCTTGCGGGCTGACTTCTTGGGCCGGACGTTGGTCTTCAGTCCAAAGAACACCGGCCCCGACCACCGGGTGCCGGTGATCTCACGCGCAAGTTGCGACAGGCTCGTGTACGGTTGGCCACCGTGCAGAAAAGTCCCGTCGGCCTGGACTACCACTTCATGGTCAACGCCCTGGTAATGGCGGCAAAGCACCGTGCCCGGGGTCAGCGCGTAATCGGCCGACCGTGTCTGTGATTTCTGCTTGCCGATCTCCAGCAGGTTGTCGATCCGACGCTGATTGCGCTCAAGCAGGTTGCGGTCGGTCTTGCGGCACTCGATGATTTGCAGTTTGTAGGCGATCCGGCGCTCGAGGAATTGCCGGTTGTGCGTCGGGGTGTCCCCTCCAAACAGGCGCCGCCAGAGCGACTTGATCTCCGGCATGCCCAGCTTGGGCAGGTTGGAAATTTGCGCCACGACGGTGTCGGGCGTAGGGGCAATAGTGATTCGAGGTTTCATTCAGGGCTCCATCGATGGGTTGTTGTCGATGTCTGAATGAACGCTCTGTTCGACCGGAAAGCCAAGTACAAACGGCGTCTCTTGTGGCGTATTTGCGGACTTGGCGAAATTGGGCTGGCGCATGCGGCAAAGCCCGGCAGCCAGTAGGCCAGCGAGCTCAGCGCAGCGCTGCTCCGGCGTCATTCGTTCGGGTGGAAGGGTGTTGACCAGCAACATTGGTAGCAGTCCTTTTTTGTCAAAATCACATGAAGTGAAATTGTCCGGATGGACTGCCACCGACACCATGAGGGAGTTTCGAATGTGTGCGGGTTGCTGCGGGCTGGTGCAAAAAACACCGCGCAGTAGCGTCTACTTTCTTACCGGATGCTGGCCGTTACGGATGAGCCGGTCGTAGGTGTCTTCCTCTGGCTCCTCGTCGTCGTGGCGCGCTCCCTGCCATTCGGCTTCAGGGAGCAGTAGCAGTGTCAGCGTGTAGTCGTACTGGCTCGCGACACGTGTCATTTCCGTGATCGGCATGCTGGCAGTTTCGCGGGCAAACCAGGACTGGGCACGCCCCGTTCGAGTGTCGGCGCCATCAAAGGCGTTGTAGCTGTGCGCCAGCGCGTCGTGCGGCAGCTCAATGGTGTTCTTGCGGGTTGGAAAGTATGCGCCGGACCTCAGCGCCGCCTTGTTCGACTTGGCCCACAGCATGTGGTCGTCACGGCTGGCCACCAGCACGGCCCGCTTGGGCGCGATCTCAGTCCAGCGCAGGGCGGCAGCCGTGAGCGACACCCCATAGCGATCGGCGCAGTGGCCCAGCAGATCGAAGCTGATCGGTTGCCCGTCGACCTGGCGCCGGAAGTCGTCCAGCGGCATGAGCAGGGTCGAGGCGAACAGATCTGCCTCGGCCTCGATATCGCGCTCGTTGTTGTCCCCCGTTTCGATGTCACCGTCGCCGCACTCGAACAGATCCTGCTGATGGCGGTGCAGTATGTAATGGCCGAACTCATGCGCGATCGTGAAGCGCTTGCGGCCTTCCGACGGTGTGGCGCTGTTGTAAAGGACAAGCCACTTCGAGCGTGCCTTATTAGCCTTCAACAGGCCATCGATACCATCCAGATCCTCGCCAAGCACCTTGTCGATCGGCGAGTCCGCAAAGCACTGGCGGGAATACTCCAACGCCAGCTCATCAACCTTGACCGGAAAGCGCTCCACACCCAGAACCATGTTGAGCATGGACGAGATGCGGTTGGCCTCGGCCATGGGCTTCTTTGCATCCGTCATTCATCTTCCCAAGCATCGAGGATCTTGCGGATCTTCTTTTTGTCCGGCTCGGACATGTTCTTGTACTTACGGAAGAAGGCCTCATCCAACACCTCCTCGTCTGGTGTGGTGGCCGACTCGGTCAGCAAAAACTCGGTGGTGACATCGAGGACGGCGGCGATTTTGCCGATCTTCTCGGCAGAGGGTTTTGGGTCGTCCTTGTTCTCCAGTTCCCAGATGTAACTCTTGCTCGATTCCGTCAGCTCGGCCAGCTGATCCAGGCTGAGCTTCTTCTGCTTGCGCAATGTACGGATCTTGTCCCCCAAGGGCGATGGCACGTTGCTCTCCTCATGTGTTGGCGTCAGTCCGAAAATGATACCACTGTGCCGAACGGTTTCGTACCTGCTTGACAAACCCCTAATTGCTCCTAGACAATCGTAATCGTTCGGTACACCGAACGCCGTCGGTCTGCGCTCCCCTGCAAGGAAAGGGGCGATAGGGGCTGATACCAACCCAATCCACACCTTGAAAGGGGTACGTAGATGAACGATGCAGAGAACTTAAGCAAGCTCCTGGGCCACCTGCCGCCGGCCGTGTTCCGCGAATTCATGGCCGAGGAGTTCAGCCTGACCATGCCAGACCTGGACGCCAAGAAGCCGAAAAAGGAGCAGCGCGAGCAGATGGAGGCCGTGCTATCCGCCCTTGGTGTGGGTGAGCGGCAGCGGATCGAAGAAGCGGCCGAAAGGATTGTGCTGCTGTCGGACGGTGCTGGCCAAGATGTCATCGACGGCTTCAAGGACGACATCTTCGATGACGACGCCCGGGAAGCATTCGCCGTGATTCCTAACCAGTACCAGCGCGCGCTGTGGTTGCACATCAATGAACCCGTGATCTTCGAGGAAGCCCTTAACGCCCGGCAGGCCGACGTGTTCCGGCAAAGCGCCTCCTGCTACTCCGGATTCATGGCACCTGCCAACCTGGCAGTACTCGACGACGCGACGGCCAAGACGGCATTCCATCAGACCGTCGCACAACAACTGGGGTGCTCCGATGACGCTGTCGCGGTCCAGATCTTCAAGCGTCTGCGGCCCGACACGCAGACCGGCGAAGACGTGGACCTGTACCAAATCAGCATCCACCACAACCGTCCGCCGGAGATCATCGACTGCGTGCAGGCGAGCGAACTGGTCCCGCAAGAGGTGATCCGGGCGGTGTCTTCACACATCACCTATGAGCCAGCCAATGGACACCTGGAGGTGTTGTCGAAAGACACGGCAGGCCGCGAAGCGCTGGCTCGCATCGTGGCTGATTCACTGCTGCAATCGCCTATCACCGGCGAGAAGATTCCTCTCAAGCAGTACGACTATCAGAGCCTGGCGGCGCCTCGAAACTTCGACTTGGCTGGGGAGCCCGTGGCATACGTCAAGGTCGTAGAGCTTGGTTACTCCGCTGCCAATGGCCGGTCTCTGCTGGTGAAGATCTGGACCAAGGACGTCGATGACATCTACGCTGCAGCCCGATCATTGATCGGCCCGGCCTTCGACTTCCGCAATCACCACCTGAACTACGCCAAGCTGTCCATCAAACTGAAAAAAGTCGGCAAGGACCGCGCACGGACGATTACCGTGATCCTGCGCGACGACAACAAGTGCAACATCAAGACCAAGCGGGAAAAGGACCGGGCGCTGTGCGACCGCCTGCTGGCCAAATGGCATCTGGTGAAGGAGATCGGCCATGTCGTCGAAGCCCCTGCCGACACAGTCGCTGCTTGATCTGATCGACCTGTTCGAACAGTCTGGGCAGCCGATTGCCGATGGCGACGGACAGAGGCTTCGTGGGGTGCCCGGGTGGAGTGTCCTTGGACGGACATCTTTGACGCCAAAGCTGCTTGAGCAGTGGACCGACTGCGTCGGCTACGCCGGGAGCTACCCTGCATCGCTTGATGACGATCTCGTTCAAGTCGACCTGACTGAAGATGACCAAGCTGATAAGTATCGCTACCGCTGCCCTGAGACTTTTCAGTGGAAGTTTGTCCCCGCCGCCAAAGTCGCCGTCTACAGCGTTCGGCCAGCTGCAATCCTGAGCACCATCGCCGATCTCCTGGGTATCGCGCAGGCTCTGCGAAAAGGGATTGATGCGCCGCTGCTGGACGATGCCCTCTGGCATTTGGGAAAGGCACGAATCGGGCACTCCTTGACAGACATCTGGTTCGTTCGCGGCTTGGCGCACTCCATCGAAGAGGTATTTCGCCACTTCAGCCAGACAAGTCTTCCTGACCAGGGGCTGATTTTGTCGTCTGGCGGTGTGTTGCCGCAGTTTGTTAGTCCACCTCGCAGCTACCGCTTCGCGTCGCTTCGAGAAGCAATCGTCAACTATGTCGCGACGCCATGCATCGACATGGATCTGCTGCATCGCATCTTGGCCGCGCCACCCGATGGCGTGACCCGACCCGTGTTGCCGGTGCACTTTGACGAATACACCAACACGCTGACCATCCGCACAAAGACCAAGCCCTGGACGATCAAAGGCGAGCGTCAGGCAGCGGCAGTCCGATATATGTTCGAGCAGGCCATCAACGACAGATGGCTCCTTCCAGCCGCCGAGATTCTCGGCGCAGCCTATCCCGACAAGAAGACCGCTCGCAGCCAGCGCATGCAGAACCTATTCAGCGGCAACACGGAGTGGGAGGACTACATCGACAACCCTGAAAAGGGGAAGTATGGCTTCCGACGAGATTGACCCGCCACCTGTTGGCAGCATCACGCACAACCGCCTTCGGGCGGTTTTTTGCTTTCTGGGCCCCACTTTTCCCCTCAGGAGCTGCGCCCGTACATCAGCCCGTACATCGCGGCGGCAGACGCCCGTACAGGCCAACTTCGAAACTGACCTCACGAATTCGCAACAACCAAAAGGAGTGCATCGTGAGTGTCAAACATCTGAATCAGGGCCAACTGGCTGAACGCTGGGGCCTCAGTGAGGCAACCCTTGAACGCTGGCGTTCCGAGGGTATAGGGCCTGTTTTTCTTAAGCTGCAGGGGCGCGTGCTGTACCGCGCCGAGGACATTGAAGCTTTTGAGGCAGAAAGCCTGCGCAAGAGCACCTCTGAACGCGCCGTTGCGGGAGGTGCGCTGTGAGTCCTATTTCCCCCGACCAGGCATTAGCCACTCCCGCCGGTGAACTGGCCGCGCTTGCCAGCGAATCGCTGTTCCAGCTCAAAAACGACGCGGCTGATCTTCTTGCCGCTGCCAAGGCGATCGTCGAGCACGTCGATCGCGCACTGGATCTCAAATACGCCGACCGTGCCCATCAACTGCGTTTGGCAGCGGGCAAGGACACCGGCGTTGTCCATTTCGATGACGGCCACGTCCGCATCACCGCCGATCTGCCCAAGAAAGTCGACTGGGACCAGAAGCGACTCGCCGAGATCACCCGGCGCATCGCCGCCAACGGTGACGACCCGTCCGAGTATGTGGACATCACCTACCGGATCTCGGAAACCAAGTTCAACGCGTGGCCCGAGTCGCTCAAGAGCGCCTTCGCCCCGGCACGCACCCTCAAGACCGGCAAGCCGGGCTTTCGTCTCGCTCTGCTTCAGGAGTAATCGCCATGAAAACCAAACCTACGCTGCTCGAACTGCTGCGCAAACAGCCGGAGATGTACCTGCGGGATCTGCCCGAAACCATTCGCATCCCGGCGCTGGACGGCAACCGCCCCGACGAAGTGGTGCGTCGCCTCGAGGACGCCACCCTCGATGACGTGGCATTCGCGATCCAGGGTCTGGAGTCGGAATCCCGTCTGATCCATCGCCGTCTGGGTGGTCTGCGCGACCTGTACGAGATGGCCCGCAAGCGTGGCGCGCTCGGTATGACCACCGTTGCTGACGCGTTCGCCAGCATCAGCACTGAGGAGGCCGGCAAATGAGCCTCCCCATCATTACTGCAGACCAGCGTCTGGCCGAGCGCCGTGGCGTGAAGGGTGTGCTCGTCGGCAAAAGCGGCATCGGCAAAACCTCGCAACTCTGGACGCTGAAATCCACGGCCACGCTGTTCTTTGATCTTGAGGCTGGTGATCTCGCGGTCGAGGGTTGGGCCGGCGACACGATCCGCCCGCGCACCTGGCAGGAGTGTCGTGACTTCGCGGTGTACATCGGCGGACCGAACCCGGCGCTACGCGACGACCAGCCGTTCAGCCAAGCCCACTTCGATGCCGTATGCGCGCGCTTCGGTAATCCGGCGGTCCTGGACAAGTACGACACCGTGTTCGTCGACTCCATCACCGTGGCCGGTCGCCTGTGCCTGCAATGGTGCAAGGGCCAGCCCCAGGCCTACTCCGAGAAGACCGGCAAACCCGATAGCCGGGGTGCGTATGGGCTGATGGGCCAGGAAATGATCGCCTGGCTGACCCACCTGCAGCACACGCGCGGCAAGAACGTGTGGTTCGTCGGCATCCTCGACGAGCGGCTGGATGACTTCAATCGCCGCGTGTTCTCGCTGCAGATCGACGGCTCAAAAACCGGACTTGAACTGCCCGGCATCGTCGATGAGGTCGTCACCCTGGCCGAGCTGAAGGCCGATGACGGCGCCAGTTACCGCGCCTTCGTCTGCCACACGCTGAACGCATGGGGCTACCCCGCCAAGGACCGTTCCGGGCGGCTCGATCCGATCGAGGAGCCACACCTCGGCCGCCTCATGGAAAAGATCGCCGGCCCGGCCAAACCCGCCACCGAACGCCTCGATTTCGCGCGCCCAGCGGCCGCTGCCTCGTCCATCCCCAACACCGAATCCACTTCGACTCAGGAGTCCTGATCATGACCTACTTCGATTTCAATTCCGCTTCCGAACAGACCTCTTTCGACCTGATCCCCAAAGGCACGCTGGTGCGTGTCCGCATGACCATCAAGCCGGGTGGCTTCGATGATCCGTCGCAGGGATGGACCGGCGGCTACGCCACCCGCAACGACAACACCGGCTCGGTGTACCTGAACTGCGAGTTCGTCGTGATGGCGGGTGAGTTCGCCCGTCGCAAGATGTGGTCACTGATCGGCCTGCACAGCCCGAAAGGCCCTGAGTGGGCCAACATGGGCCGTACCTTCGTCAAGGCGATCCTCAACTCAGCGCGCGGCGTTCATCCTGGCGACAACAGTCCTGCCGCGCAGAACGCGCGCCGCATCAGCGGCTTTGCCGATCTCGATGGCATCGAGTTTCTCGGCAAGGTCGACTGGGACAAAGACCAGAACGGCCAAGACAAGAGCGTGATCAAGGCCGCGATCACGCCCGACCACAAGGACTACGCCGCCCTCATGGGTGGCGCGCAGGGAGCGGCGAAAGCGCCAGCACCCGCAAACGGGTCGAACGCGTATGCCCAGGCCACGGGCCGTGCCTCCGTGCCGGGTCGCCCGAGCTGGGCACAGTAAGGGGGACGCGGCCATGATGCTCCGCCCCCGCCAAGCCCTACTGGTCGAGCGCTCTTTGGCGGCGCTCGTCCAACACGGCAACACCCTATCTGTTGGCCCCACCGGGTCGGGCAAGACCATCATGCTGTCGGCGGTAGCCGGCAGCTTGTT is part of the Stutzerimonas balearica DSM 6083 genome and harbors:
- a CDS encoding DUF2924 domain-containing protein; this translates as MKPRITIAPTPDTVVAQISNLPKLGMPEIKSLWRRLFGGDTPTHNRQFLERRIAYKLQIIECRKTDRNLLERNQRRIDNLLEIGKQKSQTRSADYALTPGTVLCRHYQGVDHEVVVQADGTFLHGGQPYTSLSQLAREITGTRWSGPVFFGLKTNVRPKKSARKGGRR
- a CDS encoding ImmA/IrrE family metallo-endopeptidase translates to MTDAKKPMAEANRISSMLNMVLGVERFPVKVDELALEYSRQCFADSPIDKVLGEDLDGIDGLLKANKARSKWLVLYNSATPSEGRKRFTIAHEFGHYILHRHQQDLFECGDGDIETGDNNERDIEAEADLFASTLLMPLDDFRRQVDGQPISFDLLGHCADRYGVSLTAAALRWTEIAPKRAVLVASRDDHMLWAKSNKAALRSGAYFPTRKNTIELPHDALAHSYNAFDGADTRTGRAQSWFARETASMPITEMTRVASQYDYTLTLLLLPEAEWQGARHDDEEPEEDTYDRLIRNGQHPVRK
- a CDS encoding helix-turn-helix domain-containing protein, with translation MPSPLGDKIRTLRKQKKLSLDQLAELTESSKSYIWELENKDDPKPSAEKIGKIAAVLDVTTEFLLTESATTPDEEVLDEAFFRKYKNMSEPDKKKIRKILDAWEDE
- a CDS encoding helix-turn-helix transcriptional regulator, yielding MSVKHLNQGQLAERWGLSEATLERWRSEGIGPVFLKLQGRVLYRAEDIEAFEAESLRKSTSERAVAGGAL
- a CDS encoding ATP-binding protein; this translates as MSLPIITADQRLAERRGVKGVLVGKSGIGKTSQLWTLKSTATLFFDLEAGDLAVEGWAGDTIRPRTWQECRDFAVYIGGPNPALRDDQPFSQAHFDAVCARFGNPAVLDKYDTVFVDSITVAGRLCLQWCKGQPQAYSEKTGKPDSRGAYGLMGQEMIAWLTHLQHTRGKNVWFVGILDERLDDFNRRVFSLQIDGSKTGLELPGIVDEVVTLAELKADDGASYRAFVCHTLNAWGYPAKDRSGRLDPIEEPHLGRLMEKIAGPAKPATERLDFARPAAAASSIPNTESTSTQES